Proteins co-encoded in one Opitutus terrae PB90-1 genomic window:
- a CDS encoding TonB-dependent receptor plug domain-containing protein, which translates to MNGYQAVRIPLAAVAAMMAATASWGQVAPGATPESPPDDEVIVLSPFEVSAEAQSGYAAATTLAGNRLNTDLRDIGNAVSVITSQFLQDVGATNNETLLQYTTGTEVGAAYGNFAGLGDGANLDESGGGGTATRFINPSSNTRVRGLTSADNTRDFFITDIPWEGYNVDRVDMQRGANSILFGQGSPAGIINTASKQAGFKDSNQVTARYGSFGSTRGTIDINRVLIKGELAIRFSALYNDEKFKQEPAFSRDRRLYGALRWEPAFLKRGGARTILKANYEVGNVRSNRPRVVPPIDNITPWFYTGTYAGRNATNADTTYAGLNRETFIPSQLQDDNTGRPNHGQMRATWNFAPVSGNPNPYFQPWLGNFGQQFGGPLAFFDATSNAPASYRVYEPTFNFGLNSAGAIDRSVGGMPYQRPTSIAPYDQFARQARLPFYEFGIYKQRSLTDATVFDFYNNLLDGPNKREWQDFRHYTISLAQTFFDDRLGFDISYNKEDYKNGQLSLLSAGRQAIYIDINRVYGDGTPAGRDGEPFADGTPNPNVGRAFVSDDGQGGNNSYHSTWENARLTAFATHDFTRGGNRNWVTRALGQHTLTALLGKDRQTTDNRGWIQYATDDVYREFVNLPDVNAKFNNGAFVPSTVIYLGPSLISRNSASGAFLPRPQNISTPRSGTVRTFDSHWNRSTVPGNANYVDPAAAWNNEYYTPNNLRDGTPVGAYVSTQSENPGNYVGWRDVPMRLYQSEQGYRDYLTTAARLTKSTVSSKVAVWQAKFWDNALVGTYGVRKDVAKSWQHSQDLNSASSDRYGHLNLGSDVYRLNDDYDTRLDITSRSWSAVAHLTQFIGDRSPVRVSLYYSKSENFQPAANRVDVYGVAIGAPSGETTDKGILLETRDGKYSFKINKYETKSLNQTSTSLTNTWFIGASQVWSGNWVNIFEYDIRDGNNITGRDANPSPTNTRYNYGQAPGETLEDAQAREARVIAAWRTWQRSVDPRFYAAWQINLNDNTRDITSTNPNGFSVTEDSISKGYEFEFSALPTKNWRVTLNATKTEAVRTNIGGTNLTGFINAYETALRTTPAGDLRIWWGGAGNETALFQWNNNVGSEYAQRRLQEGTNAPELREWRFNAVSNYDFDEGRLKGFNVGVGVRYESDIVIGYRPIPSTVQGQANFDLANPFKGPAETNWDFWLGYTRKLTRNIDWQIQLNVRNAFVGDELIPVTTQPDGSPAGFRIRPPQTWTLTNTLNF; encoded by the coding sequence ATGAACGGATACCAAGCAGTCCGAATTCCCCTCGCCGCCGTCGCGGCGATGATGGCAGCTACCGCTTCGTGGGGCCAAGTGGCGCCCGGAGCGACCCCGGAGTCTCCTCCGGATGACGAGGTGATTGTCCTTTCACCTTTCGAAGTCTCGGCCGAAGCCCAGAGCGGCTACGCGGCGGCGACGACGCTCGCGGGCAACCGCCTGAACACCGACCTGCGCGACATTGGCAACGCGGTGAGTGTGATCACGAGCCAGTTTCTGCAGGATGTCGGAGCGACGAACAACGAGACGTTGCTCCAATACACCACCGGCACGGAAGTGGGCGCGGCGTATGGCAACTTCGCCGGGCTCGGCGACGGGGCGAACCTGGACGAAAGCGGCGGTGGCGGCACCGCGACGCGGTTCATCAACCCGAGCTCCAACACCCGCGTGCGCGGGCTGACGTCGGCGGACAACACCCGCGATTTCTTCATCACGGACATCCCGTGGGAGGGCTACAATGTCGATCGCGTGGACATGCAGCGTGGCGCCAACAGCATCCTGTTCGGCCAGGGCAGTCCCGCCGGCATCATCAATACCGCTTCGAAGCAAGCGGGGTTCAAGGACTCGAACCAGGTAACCGCGCGCTATGGCAGCTTCGGCAGCACGCGGGGCACGATTGATATCAACCGCGTGCTGATCAAGGGCGAGTTGGCGATCCGGTTCTCGGCGCTGTACAATGACGAGAAGTTCAAGCAGGAGCCGGCGTTCTCCCGCGACCGGCGTCTTTATGGGGCGCTGCGCTGGGAGCCGGCGTTCCTGAAGCGCGGCGGGGCGCGCACGATTCTGAAGGCCAATTACGAGGTGGGAAACGTCCGCAGCAATCGTCCGCGCGTGGTCCCGCCGATCGACAACATCACGCCGTGGTTCTACACCGGCACCTATGCCGGTCGCAATGCGACGAACGCCGACACCACCTACGCGGGCCTGAACCGCGAGACGTTCATTCCGTCGCAGCTGCAGGACGACAACACCGGCCGGCCGAACCATGGCCAAATGCGCGCGACGTGGAACTTCGCACCGGTGAGCGGCAATCCCAATCCCTATTTCCAGCCCTGGCTGGGCAATTTCGGGCAGCAGTTCGGCGGACCGCTGGCTTTCTTCGACGCGACCAGCAATGCGCCCGCCAGCTACCGGGTGTACGAGCCGACGTTCAACTTCGGCCTCAACTCGGCCGGCGCGATCGACCGCTCGGTCGGAGGCATGCCGTATCAACGGCCGACCAGCATTGCCCCGTATGACCAGTTTGCGCGCCAGGCGCGGCTGCCGTTCTACGAGTTTGGCATCTACAAGCAACGTTCGCTGACGGACGCGACGGTGTTCGACTTCTACAACAACCTGCTCGACGGCCCGAACAAACGGGAGTGGCAGGATTTCAGGCACTACACGATCAGTCTGGCGCAGACGTTCTTTGATGACCGCCTCGGCTTCGATATCTCGTACAACAAGGAGGACTACAAGAACGGCCAGCTCAGCCTGCTCTCCGCCGGACGCCAGGCGATCTACATCGATATCAACCGCGTCTATGGTGACGGTACGCCGGCGGGGCGAGACGGAGAGCCGTTCGCCGACGGTACGCCGAATCCCAACGTCGGCCGGGCGTTTGTCTCGGACGACGGACAGGGCGGCAACAATTCCTATCACAGCACTTGGGAGAACGCCCGGTTGACGGCATTTGCGACGCATGACTTCACCCGTGGCGGCAACCGCAACTGGGTGACGCGCGCCCTCGGCCAGCACACCCTCACGGCGCTGCTCGGGAAGGATCGGCAGACTACGGACAACCGCGGGTGGATCCAGTACGCGACCGACGACGTGTATCGCGAGTTCGTGAATCTCCCGGATGTGAACGCGAAGTTCAACAACGGCGCCTTCGTGCCGAGCACGGTGATTTATCTCGGGCCGTCGCTGATAAGTCGCAATTCCGCCTCCGGTGCTTTCCTGCCGCGCCCGCAGAACATCTCCACGCCGAGATCCGGCACGGTGCGCACCTTCGACTCGCATTGGAATCGTTCCACTGTTCCCGGGAACGCGAACTACGTCGATCCGGCGGCGGCGTGGAACAACGAATACTACACCCCGAACAATCTGAGGGACGGTACCCCGGTGGGAGCCTACGTGTCGACGCAGTCGGAGAATCCGGGGAACTATGTCGGCTGGCGCGACGTGCCGATGCGGCTCTATCAGTCGGAGCAAGGCTACCGCGATTATCTGACGACGGCGGCCCGACTCACGAAGTCGACGGTCAGCTCAAAAGTGGCCGTGTGGCAGGCGAAATTCTGGGATAATGCACTCGTCGGCACCTACGGCGTGCGCAAAGACGTCGCGAAGTCGTGGCAGCACTCGCAGGATCTCAACAGCGCCTCGAGCGACCGGTACGGACACCTGAACCTCGGTTCGGATGTCTACCGGCTCAATGATGACTACGATACCCGGCTGGACATCACGTCACGCAGCTGGAGCGCCGTGGCCCACCTGACCCAGTTCATCGGCGACCGCTCGCCCGTGCGCGTGAGCCTGTATTACAGCAAGTCGGAGAACTTCCAACCGGCGGCCAATCGCGTCGACGTCTACGGTGTGGCGATCGGTGCGCCCTCCGGCGAGACGACCGACAAGGGCATCCTGCTGGAAACGCGCGACGGCAAATATTCGTTCAAGATCAACAAGTATGAAACCAAGTCGCTCAACCAAACCAGCACGTCGCTCACCAACACCTGGTTCATCGGCGCTTCGCAGGTGTGGTCCGGCAACTGGGTGAACATCTTCGAATACGACATCCGGGATGGGAATAACATCACCGGTCGCGATGCGAATCCGAGTCCGACCAACACCCGTTACAACTACGGTCAGGCTCCGGGCGAGACGCTGGAGGACGCGCAGGCGCGCGAAGCCCGCGTGATCGCCGCCTGGCGTACCTGGCAGCGCAGCGTGGATCCGCGCTTCTACGCGGCGTGGCAGATCAACCTGAACGACAACACCCGGGACATCACCTCGACCAATCCCAACGGGTTCAGCGTCACGGAAGACAGCATTTCGAAAGGCTACGAGTTCGAATTCAGCGCGCTGCCGACCAAAAATTGGCGTGTGACGCTGAACGCGACCAAGACCGAGGCAGTCCGCACCAACATCGGCGGCACGAACCTGACCGGTTTCATCAACGCTTATGAGACGGCGCTGCGGACGACGCCCGCTGGCGACCTGCGCATCTGGTGGGGTGGCGCGGGCAACGAGACGGCGTTGTTCCAATGGAACAACAATGTCGGCTCCGAGTACGCCCAGCGCCGCCTGCAGGAAGGCACCAACGCTCCGGAATTGCGCGAATGGCGCTTCAACGCCGTGTCGAACTACGACTTCGATGAAGGGAGGCTGAAAGGCTTCAACGTCGGCGTCGGTGTGCGTTACGAGTCCGATATCGTCATCGGTTACCGGCCGATCCCGAGCACGGTTCAAGGGCAGGCCAACTTCGATCTGGCGAATCCGTTCAAGGGCCCGGCCGAAACGAATTGGGATTTCTGGCTGGGCTACACGCGCAAGCTGACGCGGAACATCGATTGGCAAATCCAGCTGAATGTCCGAAATGCGTTTGTCGGTGACGAGCTGATCCCGGTGACCACTCAACCGGATGGATCGCCCGCCGGCTTCCGCATCCGGCCGCCCCAAACCTGGACGCTGACGAATACGCTCAACTTCTAG
- a CDS encoding ABC transporter permease, which translates to MQDLRFACRQLLKTPGFTLVVILSLAFGIGANATVLCWLRAVVLNPLPGVAHSEEMVVIVSNQGGGNASLPDLRDIATMREVFAGTLAHMPTPACLTVERQPEWLQAQIVTANFFELLGVQPLLGRTFLPEEDQKPGGNPVLLISEQLWRRRFGADPAVLGQVVDLNRHSFTIVGVVPDSFPGTLAPASFDVWAPASMIWEVRNQGTGFLTSRSARGWLNLARLQPGVTLEQARAAITTFDARMAREYPTTNGYAHHQVLPLSETPWGTPTVMAPALWLLLAVSGGVLLIVWANVANLLLARAMSRQKEIAIRLASGASRARIVRQLLTESVLLAALGGGLGVLMASWATDAAPLFLPEDLARAAQLHFPLDPGTLALTVLLTLGTALAFGLFPALQATRPDLFTVLKEGGRSSSGGGAVHHRLRAALVIAEVAIALALLISAGLCVKGLRQAQRIDIGFEPDHVLTADFRIGMNGYTRETGPAFYRQARERVAALPGVEEAAWASWFPLGLSGCKGSGVFVEGYERPEGEDTTYELVIVSPRYFAAMRIPLLAGRDFTDRDDASAPVAIVNEAFAQRFWPGQDPLGRRFRSNSTWVTIVGVAKTGKYNRLQETARPFYYLPYQQGVPDLDLALCVRTAADPAGFTSTLRRTFRELDPGVEMLQAMPLAAYSSMVLFPHRLASALLVFLGSVALLLAAMGVYAVIAYGVAQRTQEFGVRMALGAKPGNVIWQVLRHGLGLALLGTLAGLVLAVGVTQALTSFLYGVSPFDAVTFLIVSLLLIAVAALACWVPALRATRVDPIVALRSE; encoded by the coding sequence ATGCAAGATCTCCGCTTCGCCTGTCGTCAGTTGTTGAAAACGCCCGGCTTCACGCTGGTGGTGATTCTCTCCCTCGCGTTCGGCATCGGGGCCAACGCCACCGTGCTCTGCTGGCTGCGTGCCGTCGTGCTGAACCCGCTGCCGGGCGTCGCGCACTCCGAGGAGATGGTCGTGATCGTCTCCAATCAGGGCGGCGGCAACGCCTCGCTGCCCGATCTGCGCGACATCGCGACGATGCGCGAGGTATTCGCCGGCACGCTGGCACACATGCCAACACCGGCCTGCCTCACGGTCGAACGCCAACCCGAATGGCTGCAGGCACAAATCGTCACCGCCAATTTCTTCGAACTGCTCGGCGTGCAACCACTGCTCGGCCGGACGTTCCTGCCCGAAGAGGACCAAAAACCCGGCGGCAATCCCGTACTCCTCATCAGCGAGCAGCTGTGGCGCCGCCGGTTCGGCGCGGATCCGGCCGTGCTCGGCCAGGTGGTCGATCTCAATCGTCACAGCTTTACGATCGTCGGGGTCGTGCCTGACTCGTTCCCGGGCACGCTCGCGCCTGCGTCGTTCGACGTCTGGGCGCCCGCCTCGATGATCTGGGAAGTGCGGAATCAGGGGACCGGTTTTCTGACGTCACGCAGCGCCCGCGGCTGGCTCAATCTCGCCCGGCTCCAGCCGGGCGTCACGCTCGAGCAGGCCCGGGCCGCGATCACGACCTTCGACGCGCGCATGGCCCGCGAGTATCCCACCACCAATGGTTATGCGCATCACCAGGTGCTCCCGCTGTCCGAGACGCCGTGGGGCACGCCGACGGTGATGGCGCCCGCGCTGTGGCTGCTGCTGGCGGTGAGCGGCGGTGTGCTGTTGATCGTCTGGGCCAATGTCGCGAACCTGCTGCTCGCCCGGGCGATGAGCCGGCAGAAGGAGATCGCCATCCGGCTGGCGTCGGGCGCCAGTCGTGCGCGGATTGTGCGGCAACTGCTCACCGAGAGCGTGCTGTTGGCCGCGCTCGGCGGCGGGCTCGGCGTGCTGATGGCCAGCTGGGCCACGGACGCCGCGCCGCTGTTCCTGCCGGAGGACCTCGCCCGCGCCGCCCAACTGCACTTTCCACTCGATCCGGGAACGCTCGCGCTCACCGTACTGCTCACGCTCGGCACCGCGCTCGCGTTCGGTCTCTTTCCCGCGCTGCAGGCCACGCGCCCGGATCTCTTCACGGTGCTCAAGGAAGGCGGCCGTTCCTCGTCGGGCGGCGGCGCGGTCCATCACCGGTTGCGCGCCGCGCTCGTCATCGCCGAGGTCGCCATTGCACTCGCGCTGTTGATCAGCGCCGGGCTGTGCGTCAAAGGGCTGCGGCAGGCGCAGCGCATCGATATCGGCTTCGAGCCCGATCATGTTTTGACGGCCGACTTTCGCATCGGGATGAATGGCTACACCCGCGAGACCGGCCCTGCCTTCTATCGTCAGGCTCGCGAGCGGGTGGCGGCGCTCCCCGGGGTCGAAGAGGCCGCGTGGGCCAGTTGGTTCCCGTTGGGGCTCTCCGGCTGCAAAGGTTCCGGCGTGTTCGTGGAGGGCTACGAACGCCCCGAAGGCGAAGACACGACTTACGAACTCGTCATCGTCTCGCCCCGTTACTTCGCCGCGATGCGCATCCCGCTGCTCGCCGGCCGCGATTTCACCGACCGCGATGATGCCAGCGCGCCGGTCGCGATCGTCAACGAGGCGTTTGCGCAGCGTTTCTGGCCCGGACAGGATCCGCTGGGCCGTCGCTTCCGCAGCAACAGCACCTGGGTGACGATCGTGGGCGTGGCCAAGACCGGCAAATACAACCGGCTGCAGGAAACGGCGCGGCCGTTCTACTACCTCCCGTACCAGCAAGGGGTGCCCGATCTCGACCTCGCGCTGTGCGTCCGCACCGCCGCCGATCCCGCGGGGTTCACCTCCACCCTGCGCCGAACGTTCCGGGAACTCGATCCCGGCGTGGAAATGCTCCAAGCCATGCCGCTCGCCGCGTATTCGTCGATGGTCCTGTTCCCGCACCGGCTCGCGTCGGCCTTGCTCGTTTTCCTCGGCAGCGTCGCGCTGCTGCTCGCCGCGATGGGCGTCTACGCCGTGATCGCTTACGGCGTCGCGCAGCGGACGCAGGAGTTCGGCGTGCGCATGGCCCTCGGCGCGAAGCCGGGCAATGTAATCTGGCAGGTGCTCCGGCACGGTCTCGGGCTGGCCCTGCTCGGCACCTTGGCCGGACTCGTGTTGGCCGTCGGAGTCACCCAGGCGCTGACCAGTTTCCTCTATGGCGTGAGTCCATTCGACGCGGTCACCTTCCTCATCGTTTCGCTGCTCCTGATCGCCGTGGCCGCGCTCGCCTGCTGGGTGCCGGCCCTGCGCGCCACCCGCGTCGATCCGATCGTCGCGCTGCGCTCCGAATAG